The proteins below are encoded in one region of Streptomyces roseirectus:
- a CDS encoding TetR/AcrR family transcriptional regulator: protein MARPHKPLLSTGRIVEAARELIDAEGLDALSTRRLAAELGVSGPSLYNHFATKDEIVEAVADSVSARVDLSMFEDGRPWRTALYDWAMSYRAALRDHPNIVPVLARGPGRRPAGLRVADAVYGAMVRAGWPPAQATSVGALMRYFVMGSALGSFAGGFVEDRAAYDPGDYPHLGQAHLLAERQETIDERAFETGLTALLDGLAAQFARISVNGPGPQGP, encoded by the coding sequence ATGGCCCGACCGCACAAGCCCCTGCTGAGCACCGGACGGATCGTCGAGGCGGCCCGGGAGCTGATCGACGCGGAAGGGCTCGACGCGCTGTCGACCCGCCGGCTCGCCGCCGAACTCGGCGTCAGCGGGCCGTCGTTGTACAACCACTTCGCCACCAAGGACGAGATCGTGGAGGCGGTCGCCGACTCGGTGAGCGCGCGGGTGGACCTGTCGATGTTCGAGGACGGCCGCCCCTGGCGCACCGCCCTGTACGACTGGGCGATGTCCTACCGGGCCGCCCTGCGCGACCACCCCAACATCGTCCCGGTACTGGCCCGGGGTCCGGGTCGTAGACCTGCGGGACTACGGGTCGCGGACGCGGTGTACGGGGCGATGGTCCGGGCGGGCTGGCCTCCCGCGCAGGCGACGTCCGTGGGGGCGCTGATGCGGTACTTCGTGATGGGCTCCGCGCTGGGGTCGTTCGCGGGTGGCTTCGTGGAGGACCGCGCCGCGTACGACCCCGGCGACTATCCGCACCTCGGCCAGGCCCATCTGCTGGCCGAGCGGCAGGAGACGATCGACGAGCGGGCCTTCGAGACCGGGCTGACGGCGCTGCTGGACGGCCTCGCGGCCCAGTTCGCCCGGATCAGCGTGAACGGGCCCGGTCCGCAAGGACCTTGA